gtacaaattatttatacaaatgGCCATTGTCAATCTCTTTTACCGGTAAGTATATTTAATGTCCAGTTCTTTTAATCCTGGGTGTCCTTCTGCAGCTCCCCCTACCCTTACACGGTCATGGGCCCTTCTGACCAGTATAAGGGCTGGAGCTGTTCCACCCCAAGCTCTTTGGTAGGTAAGTCCAGTGTCTAAGATGCCATATAGTGTGGGGCAgatctctgacctcatcacacacccccctccttcAAGAGGTCACACCTAAGGGTGACGAGAGAGGAAGTCTGCAGCCACATTCTGCTCTCCTTTGCGGTACTTCACACAAAACCTAAAAGGTTGCAGGGAGAGATACCATCTGGTAATCCTTGCATTACTGTCCTTCATCTTCTGCATCCACTGCAGTGCTCGATGGTCAGTCTCCAATGTGAACTCAGCCCCCATTAAATAGTACTTCAGTGAATCCAATGCCCACTTCACTGCCAGCGCCTCCTTTTCTACAGTGGAGTAATTTGTCTCCCTTGGGAACAATTTCCGGCTGATATAGAGGATAGGCTGCATGTCCCCTTCTTCGCCTTGGAGCAGGACTGCACCCAATCCTTTTCCAGATGCGTCTGTCTGGACAAGGAAGGCTTTACTGAAGTCTGGGCTGCGCAGAATGGGTTCGgagcacaagcaggccttcagATCTTGAAATGCCACCTCACATTCCTCGGTCCACTTCACTCTTTGGGGCTTATCTTTGCATACCAGGTCTGTTAATACCGCTGCTCTACTGGAAAAGTTTGGAATGAACCTGCGGTACCATCCAACCAGTCCCAAGAATGAACGTACTCTCTTCTTGGTCGTCGGAACAGGGCACTCCTTCACTGCTTCAATTTTACTGACTTGTGGGCGGATGACTCCACCCCCTAGGACATATCCTAGATAAGAGACTTCACCTTTCGCAAGGTAACACTTACTCGGGTTAACTGTCAACCCAGCATCTGCAATCCGTTGCAGCACTGCTCCCACCTGTTGCACGTGCTCAGCCCAGGTTGTGCTGTAAATGACGACGTCATCTATATAGGCAGCTGCAAACTCCTCTGTGCCTTTAAGCACCTCATTCATTAGCCGTTGAAATGTTGCTGCCGCTCCGTGAAGACCAAAAGGCATAACTGTGAAGTGGTACAGGCCACTAGGTGTGCGGAATGCGGTCAGTTCTCTTGCTGCTGGTGTCAATGGGACTTGCCAATATCCTTTACTCAGGTCCAGTGTTGTCAAATACTTTGCTCTACCCAGCCTCTCGATCAGTTCGTCAGCTCTTGGCATTGGGTATGGGTCAAAAGCTGATACTGCATTAAGTTTTGAGAAGTCTACACAAAATCGTAAGCCTCCATCTTTTTTTGGGACCAATACCACTGGACTACACCATTCGCTCCTTGATGGTTCTATTACTCCAAGTTCCAACATAGTTTCCACCTCTCTCTTCAGATCTGGCATCAGGCGTGCAGGCACTCTGCAGTTTGTCTGTCTGATGGGATCATTTTTCAGCAGCCGTATATTGTGGTGCATGATGTTTGTCTTGCCTGGCTCTTCTTTGAAAAGGTCTGTTGGGATGATTCTTTCCAGTTGCCTGCGCTGTTCTGTTCCTAGATGGGATAGGTCGAGTGGCATAGGTTGAGTGACGTCCTCCCTCCTTATTGGGAAGTATTGTTCTCttgtctcctcctcttcctcaataGCTCTAATCCACATCTGCTCTGAAATGTCCATTTTGGACTCTCTCCATGCTCTCAGCATGTTGATGTGAAATACctgcttcttctttttcttatcaGGGAGAAGTAGCTCATATGATGTTTGTCCGATCCGCTGTATGACCTCGTATGGCCCTTGCCACTTTGCCAAGAGGCTGGTGTCTGATGTTGGCAGAAGGATAATGGCTTTTTCTCCTGGAACGAGTCCTCTATTCTTTGCCGTTCTGTCATACCCCATCTTTTGATGCTTTTGGGCTTTCTCCATGTTTTTGTGGACCATCTCGGTTAGTGTTGCCATCTTCTCTCTCATCTTGAGGACATAGGATAGGCTGTTGAGCTTTTGATCGGTGTTGTGACCTTCCCACGCCTCCTTCAGTACATCAAGaggacctctgacctctctaCCATATAGCAATTCGAAAGGAGAGAATCCAGTGGATGCTTGTGGCACTTCTCTGTAAGCAAAGAGTAGATACGGGAGCCATGTGTCCCAGTCCGTGCCTGAGTCTGCAACGAATTTCTTCAGCATGCTCTTCAATGTTTTGTTGAATCTTTCCACTAGGCCGTCTGTCTGAGGGTGGTATGGTGTAGTTCTTATCCCCTTGATCCCCAGAAGTTTGAACACTTCCCTGAACTGCTTAGATGTCAGATTAGTGCCTTGGTCAGTGAGTATTTCTCTAGGTATGCCTACTCTTGAGATTAACTGCATCAAAGCATTGACCAACTGGCGTGTTTTGACTTTCCTAAGTGGAAATGCCTCAGGATAGCGAGTTGCATAGTCGCAGATAACAAGTATGTACCGGTTTCCTGCCTGACTTCTTGGTAAGGGACCAACGATGTCCATAGCGATCCGTGTGAATGGGGTCTCTACTATGGGAAGATTTATTAGTGGCACTCTATCAGATTTTTTCGCTGGAGCTGTGAGTTGGCACTCGGGGCAGGTCTTACAGAACTCTGCAACATCTACATGCTGACTAGGCCAGTAAAATCTGTGTGCTATTCTGTCAAGTGTTTTAGCGTGTCCTAGGTGGCCTGCCCATGGTTCAGAATGTGCTAGTTTAATGACCTCTTGCCTTAAACATTTTGGTACCACTAACTGCTCTTGGTCACCTTTAACTCTGTAGAGTATATTTTCTTTTAAAACTAGACAATTGTCATTTTTATTTGCTGCTATGTCCTTGGCGTACTTTGAAAATAATGGTTTGAGTGACTCATCCTGGCTCTGTAGTTGTGCTATGTTACTAGGTAGAATTTCGGTCTGAATGTTAGGGTTTTCTAATTTTTCAACCAATACTGTACCCTTTGTCTTGTCCTGCCTTTTTTCTCTTTTAGATTTCCTTTTTCTTAACTCCATATTAAATGGCATTTCTTTCAGTAAAACTTTGCTTTCTTGAGCAGTTTCTCTTTTGGTTTGCAGCCTAGTTGCTATCATCCCCTCTGCTACACTCTGCTGCCCAGTTAAGAGGTCTACTAAAATTGGTAAGTCTCTGCCTAATATGACAGCATATGGGGCGCTCTGTATAATTCCCACCTTTAGCATATATGCTTGTCCCTTAATTTCAATGCTGACATCTGCTGTGGGGTAAACCTGTTCATCCCCGTGTATACATTTTACTCGTATTGAACCGGTGTGACCGAGTCTAAGCTCAGGTAAACACTCTGCTAGGATCATGGACTGGCTAGCGCCGGTGTCTATTAAAGCCTTAAATCTCTTCCCTCCTATTTTTACATACACCACGCTATCTGTACAGCTTTCCTGCCGCTCAGTGCTCGTCGCGCGTTGAGGAATGTAACACAATCTATTGAAATTACTCTCGCGTTTAGGGCATACATTTGCCTTGTGGCCGATTTGGTTACAATTGTAACACCTCCATACAGCTTCTTCCTGACGTTTATCGCTGTTTACTATAACCCTTCCTATGTTTTTATTAGGACGCCAATGACTCTGTGGGGTTATTCTAGTGTGTTGTATCCTAGAACCACCGCTACTACCACCCCCATATTTACCGGGCTCTGCGTGATGCATTCTGTGGACGTTTCCATGCCGGAATTCTGCTTCGGTTTGTCTCGCTGCTTGGAACGCCTCCGCCATCTCCATGACTTGGTCTGCCGAGGTTGGACTGCGTTCTATAATCCAGCTTCTTAGTTCCGGCTTTACCGTCCTCAGGAATTGTTCTAGTATGATGGTATCTCCTATTTCCTCTTTAGATTTTTCTTTCGGAACCATCCATTTCTCGTAAAGACCTTTTAGCCTTGTAAAGAATTCTCTTGGGGTTTCATCTTCTTTCACCGCCGAGTTCCGGAATCGCTGTCGGTaagtttctttatttatttcatatttttttagtATTGCCTGTTTAACTTTGTCGTATTCACCGGCGTCATCCGCATCCATGGCCACATACGCTGCTCGAGCTTTGCCTTCGAGTAATGGCACCAAGTATAACGCCCATGTTTCTCTTGGCCAACACGTAGCTTGTGCTATTCGCTCAAACATGGTGAGAAAGTGCTCGATGTCATCGGTTTCTTTTAGTGTCGGCATTCtcggtgtaggtggtgtgtgtgttactcttgGGGCTTCGTGCTGATATTGACCTGCTCTTGGAGTCTCGTCTCTACTTCGTAGAATCTGAGTTCTGGAAGGCCCCGGAGCTTCTGTAGTTTCACTTTCTTCACGGCGTCTTTCAGGTAGGTTTCTCCTCAGCTCGTCTTGAAGTAGCCCGAACTGGTGGTGCAGCGACCGCCATCTTTGCTCTTGTCTCGCTGCTTCACGTTGCAAATGTTCGTCTTTTTCTTGTTGCACTCGTACAAAATCTTGTAGTGTATTGCACAACTGTTCAATGCTGGTGTCTGTTTTTGTTGCTACTGCTTGGGAACTAGTGGGAAGCCGTTGTCTTTCTTCATCATCTACGTGTTCCTCTTGTTGCTCGCTTTGCGTCAACTGAACTTTTTTCGGAGGCATCTCGTACCGTTTTTGTCTCTGATACTTGGGATCCGGACGCTTGCTGACGCTCTTTTCTGCTCTTATCTGCAGGCGCGTCTGAGCCGTCGAATCTTCAAACTTTTAATACCGCTGCCACCATTTGTAACATTCCCCGACGAAGAACAAGGTACTCCGTGAGAATGCCAGGAATTATGTGTGTCGAGTGTCAGGCACAGAGTACGTGTTTCTCAGATCAAGGGCACAGGATACCTCCATTATGTTACTTAgtgtttaatttattattagTAAACAAAGTGAAAATAAAAAGAGTAGATCCAAGCATAAAACAATTGGGCAAGCTCTAATGTCTCCTAGACATGTATCAACAATCTTACAGCTCACAACCTTTACTAGACTAACTTCAGTCAGCAGGtcatttaacatctcttaccGTGGCGTCTTACCTTCTAGCCTACACCACCCTTAAATACCCTGAGCCCCGCCCTGGGCTAAACCAACATACTGGGTAGGTGTATTGTACAGAGAAATAATGAAGTTACTATTTTACATCATACGTTGCAACAAGGAATAACAgtacaaattatttatacaaatgGCCATTGTCAATCTCTTTTACCGGTAAGTATATTTAATGTCCAGTTCTTTTAATCCTGGGTGTCCTTCTGCAGCTCCCCCTACCCTTACACGGTCATGGGCCCTTCTGACCAGTATAAGGGCTGGAGCTGTTCCACCCCAAGCTCTTTGGTAGGTAAGTCCAGTGTCTAAGATGCCATATAGTGTGGGGCAgatctctgacctcatcacacatgaacacacacaataccttgcaagtTTTTCCATGGGGTtatcaggaaggcacctcccttcgttggtgtttcgatgaattgagcccccaacacctccagaaggctcatcagtggagtctggcatcccagacccacccccatccaagctcacaatgtagcccatcacaaaatttaccaacaaccctgctacccgacggctatcggaaaagccaagtgacaatcctacccatatctcaacatcacacacaccaaacaatttatctcttcaagtactatcctttgcccacctaacctcagcccttcttagccacacccactgactagatctctcagctaccgctgacaactcctttaccactgctctcatcacacagcttctaaatccaaactcagccagtagtcttgtggcagacttcgccacAAAACCCCTAGCCCgtacctctacaggtctaatatgTGCTTGCCATCCCtgctctcttacctcagccaccaaatctgcattCAACATTTTCCctcatatgctgcatcaacttcgtcttcaaatggaacagttagctctatgaaatacactatccgcttactttcagaatacaacacaacaatacaacacctctctctctctctcgctctctttctctctctctgtctctctctctctctctctctctccagataaCAACCAGCCCACCCTCACAGTGCTGCCACCCTCCAGCGTGGATCTCCAGCAGGAGAAGGCTACACTCATGTGTCTGGCCACTAAGGGCTTCCCCTCAGACTGGAGGCTGAGTTGGAAGGTAGACTGCAGTAGCGTGAGTGAAGGCGTGACTGTGAGCTCTGGTGTGCTGAAGAAAGATGGCCTGTACAGCTGGGGCAGCACTCTGACCCTCTCTGAGAACCAGTGGAGGAGCACAAGGGTGGTGAGCTGTGAAGCCACCCAGGGCTCCCAGACACCAGTCACCAAGAGCCTCAACACACAAGAGTGTACTGAGGAGTGAACCTatgtgttttacacacacacacacacacacacacacacacacacacacacacacaccttgagtATTTTCCTGTAAGGTCAAATACAATCATTTAAGTTCATTTCATATTTTATTGTCAAAGCTTTTGCACTTATTCTTTGCCTTCATGTGCTTCACCAAGTTTGCAAAATAAAACcaaataaaatattttggaatcagaatgggtttttttttctgtttgtcaTATTGTAAACAATTTTACTTCTGAGCAAATTAAGCTTTCTATTTATACCCTTGTTGCTAATGTTAAATTCTTCAAGCAAGTTTTGTCTGAAGAAACTTAGACCTTTTAATGTTTACAAAATTATAATGGAAATGTTTCATAAAATGTTTATAGAGCCTGTTTTGTTTCTCAGTGATTTCTTGGTTTTATAATTTGAATGTGAAATATAAGACAAATGAAAATAGCATTATTAATCAGACAGTTAAGATATTAGGAGTAAAACAGAATAATGTGGCTAAGTTGTGTGACACAAGGGCTGTGAGGATGAACATGGCTGTGTGATACAATGGCTGCCTCCTTGTCTCCTCCTTGTCTCCTCCTGGGCTCCTCCTTGTCTCCTCCTGGGCTCCTCCTTGTCTCCTCCTGGGCTCCTTCTGGACTGCCAGCATCCACTGGTTCAAGTCCCATCTTGTCATATTCtagtcagtgtttgtgtctatCCTTCACTCAGTACCAGTTACAGTACCAAAATCAATTTAGAAATAATTGCATAATATAATCAATCATCCAAATGACTAAAGTAGCTGCACAGAATGAGCAGTTTAGTTAACTAAATGTACAGAGGAAAAGGCCATTTTCTATTAGATGGAAATAtcaaaatacattaaatattaaaatacacatttgtcaggaacagcacatgatcacCGTGTGATGCTATTCACCTGCTACTCAGGGGAACCACCCTGTGGAACAGCAAAGACCAGTGTCTCGAGTCTGAGGAGCAGTTCTCTGCGTTGTTCAAGTCGATGTTCGACCACCCGGCTGCAGGCAGAGACGTGGGCACCCTGTTGTGCGAAATACGCCAAGAGCAACGTAGCGCAGCGGATTATGCTCGAGAGTTCCGTACCCTGGCTGCCGGTAGCGGGTGGAGCGAACCAGCCCTCAAGACCGTGTTCCGTAAAGGATTAAGACAGGATTTGCAAGTGGAGCTCGCCTGTCGCAGTGAAGAGCAGTCGCTGTCGGAATTCATTCAAACAGCTGTGAACATCGACAAGCTGTTACTCGCTCGGCGTCAGACGTCTTGTGGGAATCCACCCTCCTTCGCATCGTATCGACAAGCCCTGCCATTGCCTGACACACCAGGAGAGGGTGCGGAGCCTATGCAATTAGGCAGGACCCCGCTGTCCTCACACGAAAGGTCTCGGCGTCTTCAGGAGAACCTCTGCCTGTACTGCGGTGAGAGCGGCCACTTCCGTGTTCATTGCCCAGTTCGCCCAGCTCGCGCTGGAGAGGAGAGCCCCACCAGCAGACACGTAAGCAACCCCGTTTTCTGCTTAGATCGTCACAATCAATTTAATGTGCCTGTGCAAGTCATCTGGGGTGGCATGTCCACTCACCTGTCAGCACTTGTAGACTCTGGGGCTGCAGGTAATATCCTAGATGTTGACATGGCCTGCCGATTACGTATTCCCACTACGTCAGTCAGTCCTCCCTTACGAGTTAACGCCCTGAATGGCCAACCTATAGGTGAGGGATTGATTACCCAGTGTACGGTGCCAGTCACGCTCCAGATAGGTCTATTTTATACCGAGACTGTTCAGTTCCTGCTCCTGCCATCGCCCCGTGATCCTGTTGTTCTCGGTTTTCCCTGGCTGTCTCTACATAACCCGGATATCTCCTGGAAAACTAGAGAGATCGCGAAATGGGGTTCTCACTGCTTCAAGCATTGCATGCACTTACCTCTCCGGTCTTCGTCCATAGAAAGCCCCGATTCCCCTCTCGAAACTGCTGTTCCTGCTCAGTACCGAAGTTACGCAGACGTCTTCTGTAAAGAAAGCGCCAGTCACCTGCCACCACACAGACCGGGGGACTGTGCTATTGATCTGCTGCCCGGCTCCCCACTCCCACGCAAAACGAAACCATACCCTTTGTCCCGTCCCGAAGATTCGGCAATGGAAAAGTATATATCCGTCCCTCTATATCACCCGTAGCTGCAGGGTTCTTCTTTGTAGAGAAGAAGGATGGAGGGCTGGGTCCCTGTATAGACTATCGCTCTTTAAACGCTGTCACCTCCAAGTTCGTGTACCCCCTTCCGTTCATCTCTGCATCGCAAGAGCGCCTCAGGGAGGTATTCACCAAGTTGGACTTGCGGAGTGCAAATAACCTGATTCGCATTCGTGAGGGGGACGAATGGAAAACTGCATTTGTGACTGCCCGAGGCCACTACGAGTATCTCGTCATGCCGTATGGGCTTGCCAATAGCCCGTCTGTCTTCCAGGCTTTCATGGATGACATATTCTGTGACTTGATAGGGAAGTTTGTCATAGTTTACATAGACGACATCCTGATATATTCCACCTCCGTCGCGGACCATGTCCGTCATGTCACTACAGTGCTGGCCCGCCTACGGCAGCATCGCCTCTACGCCAAAGCGGAGAAATGCGAGTTTCATCGGACTTCCGTGACCTTCCTTGGTTGCACTTTATCCCCTGGGCAAATCTCCATGAACCTGGACAAGGTGTCGGCTGTCACGCAATGGCCTGTGCCCCGAACGAGAAAGGAACTGCAGCGTTTCATCGGGTTTGCCAACTTCTATCGCCGCTTCATCAGGGGTTTTGGTTTGCTGGCCACTCCGCTCACCAACCTCCTTCGGGGTGGGCAGCATCTGCGGCTGGACTAGATACCCGAGGCTGATCGGGCTTTTTCGTTGCTTAAGGGGGCGTTCATCTTGGTGCCTATTCTGCATCTCCCTGATCCCCAGGTTCCTTTTGTGGTGGAGGTCGATGCCTCGGAGGTGGGTGTGCGAGCAATTCTCTCCCAACGCCAAGGAAACCCCCCTAAGTTGGTCCCTTGTGCCTTCTACTCCAAGAAACTACAACCGGCAGAGCAAAACTACGACATTGGTAACTGGGAACTTCTAGTGATAAAACTCGCTTTAgagcagtggagacactggttagagggggctGAACATCCGTTTGTTGTCTACACAGACTATAAAAATCTGGAATACCTGAAGGAAGCCAAGCAACTGAATCCCTGACAGGCCAGATGGGCGTTGTTCTTCTCCCGGTTTCTATTCTCCGTTTCCTACCGGCCTGGTTCGAAGAACACTAAAGCAGATGCCCTGTCACGTATACATGAAAAGGATCCCATGGACAAAATACCGGAGTATGTACTGCCTCGCACCTGTTTCCTGGCTGCTGTTTGTTGGAACCTGCAAGGCCAATTGGAAGACGCTCTACGCAGTGATCCCAGCCCTGACGACTGCCCAGAAGGAAAGCAGTACGTTCCTGTGTCGCTGAGAGGGCGCTTCCTACAGCTTGCACACGATACCGCAGGTACTGGTCACCCCGGAATCACACGCACTACACATCTCCTGTCACGGCGGTATTGGTGGGCGTCCCTGAAAGACGATGTGCGGGACTATATATTGGCGTGTAGCGTATGCGCTAAGAGTCGCACTCCTCGAACACTCCCTGTAGGGAAACTATTACCGCTCTCGATTCCACGCTGTCCCTGGTCACACATAGCGATGGACTTTATCACTGACCTGCCCAAAACCGAGGGGAATACAGTCATTTTAGTCGTAGTTGACAGATTCTAGAAAATGTGTTGCTTGATTCCCTTtccagggctgcccactgccatGGAAACAGCCCAAGCCATTTTTACTTTCGTTTTCCGCGTCTTCGGGTTACCAGAAGATATTGTCTTAGATCGCGGAGTCCAATTCACCTCACAGTTCTGGAGGCAGTTCTGCAAATTGCTCGGGGTCGCTGTCAGCCTTACCTCCGGGTATCACCCTCAGTCTAACGGGGAAGTGGAATGAGTGAATCAAGAAATAGGGGGATTCCTAAGGCGATACTGTCTCTCAAACCAGCTGGAGCAAGTACTAACCCTGGGCTGAATATGCCCGTAATTCACTTATGCATTCTTCCACCAAGATGACCCTATTCCAATGTGTATATGGCTATCAACCTGCTTTCTTTCCGTGGGACAATACGCCATCAGACGTCCCGGCGTTGGACGACTGGTTCAAGAACAGCGCGCAAACATGGGAGCAGGCCCACGTACACCTACGCCGTGCCCTGCATACTCGGAGGCTCCGTGCTGACCGTCGCCGCCTGCCCACCCTGGTCTACCACCCGGGTCAGAGAGTGTGGTTGTCCACCCATAACCTGAACCTGCGACAGAATTGTAAGAAGCTCAGCTTGAAGTACATCGGACCCTTCAAGGTTTTGAATCGAGTCAGTGCGGTGACCTATAAATTGCAACTCCCTCCTCAGTATCGCATACATCCT
This Brachyhypopomus gauderio isolate BG-103 chromosome 6, BGAUD_0.2, whole genome shotgun sequence DNA region includes the following protein-coding sequences:
- the LOC143516498 gene encoding uncharacterized protein LOC143516498 — translated: MPPKKVQLTQSEQQEEHVDDEERQRLPTSSQAVATKTDTSIEQLCNTLQDFVRVQQEKDEHLQREAARQEQRWRSLHHQFGLLQDELRRNLPERRREESETTEAPGPSRTQILRSRDETPRAGQYQHEAPRVTHTPPTPRMPTLKETDDIEHFLTMFERIAQATCWPRETWALYLVPLLEGKARAAYVAMDADDAGEYDKVKQAILKKYEINKETYRQRFRNSAVKEDETPREFFTRLKGLYEKWMVPKEKSKEEIGDTIILEQFLRTVKPELRSWIIERSPTSADQVMEMAEAFQAARQTEAEFRHGNVHRMHHAEPGKYGGGSSGGSRIQHTRITPQSHWRPNKNIGRVIVNSDKRQEEAVWRCYNCNQIGHKANVCPKRESNFNRLCYIPQRATSTERQESCTDSVVYVKIGGKRFKALIDTGASQSMILAECLPELRLGHTGSIRVKCIHGDEQVYPTADVSIEIKGQAYMLKVGIIQSAPYAVILGRDLPILVDLLTGQQSVAEGMIATRLQTKRETAQESKVLLKEMPFNMELRKRKSKREKRQDKTKGTVLVEKLENPNIQTEILPSNIAQLQSQDESLKPLFSKYAKDIAANKNDNCLVLKENILYRVKGDQEQLVVPKCLRQEVIKLAHSEPWAGHLGHAKTLDRIAHRFYWPSQHVDVAEFCKTCPECQLTAPAKKSDRVPLINLPIVETPFTRIAMDIVGPLPRSQAGNRYILVICDYATRYPEAFPLRKVKTRQLVNALMQLISRVGIPREILTDQGTNLTSKQFREVFKLLGIKGIRTTPYHPQTDGLVERFNKTLKSMLKKFVADSGTDWDTWLPYLLFAYREVPQASTGFSPFELLYGREVRGPLDVLKEAWEGHNTDQKLNSLSYVLKMREKMATLTEMVHKNMEKAQKHQKMGYDRTAKNRGLVPGEKAIILLPTSDTSLLAKWQGPYEVIQRIGQTSYELLLPDKKKKKQVFHINMLRAWRESKMDISEQMWIRAIEEEEETREQYFPIRREDVTQPMPLDLSHLGTEQRRQLERIIPTDLFKEEPGKTNIMHHNIRLLKNDPIRQTNCRVPARLMPDLKREVETMLELGVIEPSRSEWCSPVVLVPKKDGGLRFCVDFSKLNAVSAFDPYPMPRADELIERLGRAKYLTTLDLSKGYWQVPLTPAARELTAFRTPSGLYHFTVMPFGLHGAAATFQRLMNEVLKGTEEFAAAYIDDVVIYSTTWAEHVQQVGAVLQRIADAGLTVNPSKCYLAKGEVSYLGYVLGGGVIRPQVSKIEAVKECPVPTTKKRVRSFLGLVGWYRRFIPNFSSRAAVLTDLVCKDKPQRVKWTEECEVAFQDLKACLCSEPILRSPDFSKAFLVQTDASGKGLGAVLLQGEEGDMQPILYISRKLFPRETNYSTVEKEALAVKWALDSLKYYLMGAEFTLETDHRALQWMQKMKDSNARITRWYLSLQPFRFCVKYRKGEQNVAADFLSRHP